In Paenibacillus stellifer, the DNA window GGTACCATAGTCGGACAAGCTCTGCAGCGGAATGCCTGCTTCCTGGAACGCCTTCTCCGCCCGGTCCAACTGGTAGCTGAAGATGGCGAGAACAGCGACCGGATCGGCTCCGGCTTCCTTGACGGCTTCCGCAGCCTTCAGCGAACTGCCGCCTGTCGAAATCAGATCCTCGATCACGACAACTTTCTGTCCCGGAGAGATGATGCCTTCGATCTGGTTCTGCTTGCCATGTCCCTTTGCTTTATCGCGGATATAGGCCATCGGCAGGTTCAGCTTATCCGCCACCCAGGCGGCATGCGGTATGCCCGCTGTCGCCGTTCCGGCGATCACCTCGGTGCCGGGATATTGCGTGGCGATCAGCTCTGCGAATGCGTCGGCGATGTAGCTCCGGATTTCAGGGTAGGAGAGCGTAAGGCGGTTATCGCAGTAAATGGGAGACTTGATGCCGGATGTCCAGGTAAAAGGCTGCTGCGGACGCAGCGCCACCGCTTCAATTTTCAGCAGATAGGATGCAATTTGTTCGCTTCGGTTCAATAATGGGCTCATGCTTGGATCATCTCCTTAATAATGTTCTCCGCGGCTTGGCGCGGATCAGGTGCAGCGGTAATCGGCCGGCCAATGACGAGAAAATGGCTGCCTTGCCGGATGGCCTGTCCCGGCGTCATAACCCGGCTCTGGTCATCAAGCGACGAGCCGG includes these proteins:
- the pyrE gene encoding orotate phosphoribosyltransferase, whose product is MSPLLNRSEQIASYLLKIEAVALRPQQPFTWTSGIKSPIYCDNRLTLSYPEIRSYIADAFAELIATQYPGTEVIAGTATAGIPHAAWVADKLNLPMAYIRDKAKGHGKQNQIEGIISPGQKVVVIEDLISTGGSSLKAAEAVKEAGADPVAVLAIFSYQLDRAEKAFQEAGIPLQSLSDYGTLIDVALGQGKIASTDVELLQSWRKDPSSFGV